Genomic segment of Geminocystis herdmanii PCC 6308:
TAGAAATAATGGGTAAATATAGCAATGTTATTTTAACTTCTGCTGACAAGCAAATTATTACTGTTGCTAAACAAGTTACTGCGGATAAATCTAGTTTGCGCACGGTAGAAACTAGCCAATATTATCAACTCCCTCCCCCCCTGTTAGGTGAAACACCAAAGTTAACCGAATCTTTGGAAAAATGGCAAGAAAAAATAAGTTTAATTCCCGATCGAATTGATAAACAATTAATTAAAATATATAGAGGTGTTAGCCCTATTATTGCTCAGAGTTTATTGCAAAAATCTAATATTTTACCTACCAAAAATAATCAAGAATTAACTCAAGAAGAATGGATAAATTTATATCATAATTGGCAAAATTGGTTAATCACTCTTGATAAAAAAGACTTTAATTGTAGGGAATTAGACAAAGGCTATACAGTTTTAGAGAAAAAAGCAACTAATCAAGACTTACATAAAGTTTTAAATTATTATTATAATAAACAAATTTATCAAGAAAATTTTAATCAATTAAAACAGCAAATATTTCAGAAAGTTAAAAATATTTTAAACAAATTAATAGTAAAAAGAGACAGATATAAAGATAAATTAAATGATTCTGATAACTGCGAAATTTATAGTAATAAAGCAGATTTATTAATGGCTCATTTACATCAATGGAAAGCAGGAATGAAAGAGATAATTTTAAAAGATTTTACCACTAACGAACCCATAAAAATTGCTCTTGCTCCTGATAAAAATATGATTCAAAATGCCCAAAGTTTATATAAACAAAATCAGAAATTAAAACGGGCAAAATTAGCGGTACAACCTTTATTAGAAGAAGTGAAAAAGGAGGTTAATTATTTACAACAAATAACCACTATTTTAAGTCAATTAGACTATCAAGAAAGCGAAGATTTAACGACTTTACAGGAAATTAAAGCTGAATTAATTAGTCAAAAATATATCGAAGATAGTCAATATCGGGGGAATAATATTGTAGAAGAATCTTTCCCCCGCAAGTATCAAACTCCTTCCGGTTATGAGATTTTAATTGGGCGCAATAATCGTCAAAATGATATATTAACTTTTCGCACGGCAACGGATTATGATTTGTGGTTTCATGCACAGGAAATTTCAGGCTCTCATGTTCTATTACGTTTGAGTGCAGGAGACATACCAGACGATCGAGATTTACAATATACTGCTAACTTAACAGCTTATTATAGTCAAGGACGAGGAAGCGATCGAGTGCCAGTAATTTACACTAAACCTAGTTATGTTTATAAACCCAAAGGGGCGAAACCGGGTATGGTAATTTATACTAAAGAAACTGTAATTTGGGGGCAACCCTCTAGGGAATGAGTAATGAGTAATAAGTAATGAATAAAATTAAGTCAATCTAACTAAGTGAAAAATAAACTAATTATCTTAACTTTAATTTGTATAATTATTTCGGGAATTGCGATGTTTTTTATGGGGGGTATTAATCCTCAAATATTAGAAAATTTATTGATACAATTAGGCATTTTTGCACCAATTATTTATATTTTTCTCTATATTTTAGCTACTATTTTACTGCTTCCTTCTACTCCTTTAAATCTTAGCGGTGGTTTAATCTTTGGCTTTTGGGGAGGCTTGATTTGGACTTCGATCGCAGCTATAATGGCGGCAGTGGTAAGTTTTGCCTATGCAAGATATTTAGGTAGAAATTGGGTAAAAAAAAGATTTGGGATTCACCTGCAAAAATTAGACAAAGAAATCAAAAACGGTGGCATGGGATATATATTTGCAATTCGTTTATTACCTCTTATTCCCTATGGAATTGTTAACTTTGGTGCAGGTTTAACTTCTATTAAAGAAAGAGACTATTTTTTCGGCACAATATTCGGTACAATTCCGGGTATTTTACCTTTTGTAATGATGGGTGCTGGTTTTTCTTCCCTAGGTAAAGGAGATATGTTAACGATTACTTTGTCTTTTGGATTAATTGGCTTGTTGATTGGAGGTGCAACATGGTATAAAAAAAGGATCGTGTAATGGAGATAATGTGTACAGTAACAAATTAAATGACGTGATAACAAATTAGTGTCATCCAAAATTAAGGCTATTCAAATCTTTATATAGCAATAATTATACCCCAGAAATCCACCAAAAATGATCTCGATCGTGCCTTAAACTAGATTAACAAATTAAGTGTCATTTTCCCTAAGAATAACAAATTAAATGTCGTCTTCCCGAAAGGCGATTTTTTTTGCTTTAGGGGTTGTCATTAACAAATTAAATGTCATAAGATTAGTATAGAACTATTATGATTTTATTGAACACTAATGAAAACGCTATGACCATCGATGATCAATTTTCTGATTCTCCAGAGTTGATCTCCCAACTTTCTCCCGAAGAACAAAAAATCGCCGATGTCATTGAAGATTTACTTCAACCCTGCGATCGAAAAAGCTACGGAGAAAAGTTGAAACAAGCATCAACTCAACTGAATAAGTCAGTTAGAACTATCCAAAGATACGTTAAGCAATGGGAAGAAAATGGTTTAGTCGGTATTGCTCAAAATAATCGAGCCGATAAAGGCTTTTATCGTATCGATCGACGTTTACAAGATTTCATTCTTAAAACCTATCGTGAAGGAAACCAAGGCAGTAAAAGAATGACTCCTAAACAGGTTTATTTACGAGCAGTTGCCCAAGCCAATAATTGGGGTATCAAACCTCCTTCTCACATGACTATTTATCGAATTTTGAATCCTATTATTGAGGAGAAAGAAAATAAAAAACGAATTAGAAGTTCTGGTTGGAGAGGTACAAAATTAGCTGTATCCACTAGATCAGGAAATGAAATTAATGTGGAATATAGTAATCATGTCTGGCAATGTGACCATACTCTTGCTGATATTCTTTTGGTAGATCAGTTTGGTAAATTATTAGGCAGACCTTGGCTAACTACAGTTGTAGATACTTATTCTCGCTGTATCATGGGTATCAATCTTGGTTTTGATGCTCCCAGTTCCCAAGTGGTTGCTCTTGCTTTACGTCATGCCATATTGCCGAAGAGTTATAGTTCTGATTATGGACTACATGAGGAATGGGGAACGTATGGTAAACCAGAGTATTTTTACACTGACGGCGGTAAGGATTTTCGTTCTAATCATCTTCAACAAATTAGTTTACAGCTAGGCTTTACTTGTCATTTACGGAGTCGTCCTAGGGGCGGTGGTGTAGTAGAGCGTGTTTTTAAAACTTTCAATACGGAGGTTTTTTCTACCTTACCTGGATATACAGGTGCAAATGTGCAAGAACGTCCAGAGGATGCAGAAAAAGAAGCCTGTATAACTCTCAAGGAACTAGAGAAATTGATTGTCTGCTATATCGTGGACAACTATAATCAACGTCTTGATGCCCGTATGGGTGAGCAAACTCGCTTTCAACGTTGGGAATCTGGATTACTTTCTGTCCCAGATGCTATCTCGGAACGAGAATTAGATATTTGTCTAATGAAGCAATCACGCAGAAGGGTTCAAAAGGGGGGTCATCTTCAATTTGAAAATCTGATTTACAAGGGGGAATATTTAGGGGGTTATGAGGGAGAAACTGTCATTATTCGTTATGATCCTAGAGATATTACAGGTATTTTAGTTTATCGCTTGGAAAATAATAAAGAAGTCTTTCTGACTCGTGCCTATGCTGTGGACTTAGAAAGTGAATCTTTATCTTTGACAGATGCGAAAGCTAGTGCCAAAAGAGTGAGAGATGCAGGAAAAAATTTGAGTAATCGTTCGGTCTTAATGGAAGTGGAAGAACGTTCTAATTTTACTCAGAAAAAAACCAAAAAACAAAGGCAAAAACAAGAACAAGAAATGGTTAGAACATTTACTCCTTCAACCATTTTAAAGGAGGAAAAGGAAATAGAAGAGCAATCTACTTTATCTTCCTCTACTAAGAAGAATAAGGTAAAAGTTATTGACTATGAACAGTTACAAAACGATTTTGATTTTTAGGAGTTAGTAATGGAAGCGAAAAATGTAGCAGAACAATTAGGTGAACTTAATATTCCTAATCAAGAATTGCAAAAAGAAATTAATGGATTACAACGCAAACCATTTGCGGATTTAAAACAGGTTGCGATTCTTCACTAATGGCTTGAAAGTAAGCGTCAATCGAAGCAGTCTTGTCGAGTGGTGGGGGAATCTCGGACAGGTAAAACTGTGGCTTGTAACTCTTATCATTTAAGACATAAGCTAAAGCAAGAAGTGGGAAAACCTCCTCAAGTACCTGTCGTTTACTTACAAGTACCCCAAGAATGTGGAGCAAAGGATTTGTTTCAGGGAATTATTGAGTATTTGAAGTATCAAATGACGAATGGTACGGTGTCAGAAATCAGAAAAAGAACCATGACAGTATTGCAAAGATGCGGTGTCGAGATGATTATTCTGGATGAAGCAGATCGCTGTAAACCAAAGACTTTTGCTGAAATTCGGGATATTTTTGATCATCTCAATATTGCCATCGTGCTGGTGGGAACCGATCGTTTGGATGCGGTAATCAAGAAGGATGAACAGGTTTATAATCGTTTTCGTCCTTGTTATCGTTTTGGTAAATTGGTTGGAGAAGACTTTATTGATACGATCGAAACTTGGGAAGAGGAGGTATTAAAACTACCTCAACCTTCTAATTTAACTGGCAAAAAAATGTTGAAGTTGATCGCAGAAGCTACCCAAGGTTATATCGGTATCATGGACGTGGTTTTGCGTGAGTCAGCAATTAGAGCCTTAAAAAAAGGATTAAAAAAGATTGATTATGACACTTTAAAAGAAGTTGTACAGGAGTATAAATAATGGAAATTCAGCCTTGGTGGTTTACGCTCATGCTCCGCATGACGCTGCGCGTACGAACCTTATGAGGGTGAAAGTATTAGTCATTTTTTGGGGAGGTTTAGACGGGAAAATGAGCTTACTCTTTCTGGTTTAGGCAAAATAGCAGAACTATATGGAGCAATCGCCCGTTGGGAAAAGTTCCGTTTTAATCCTCCTCCCTCCTCTGAACAGTTAGAAAAATTAAGTGCGATCGTACAAGTAGAAGTAGCAACCTTACAAACAATGTTTCCTTCTGCCCCTATGAAAATGACTCCTATTCGTCTTTGTTCGGCTTGTTATGGGGAAAAACCTTATCATAAGATGGAATGGCAGTATAAGGAGATTTATCGGTGCGATCGTCATAATCTTAAACTTTTATCGGAATGCCATAATTGTGGGGCAAGATTCAAGTTTCCCAGTCTATGGGTTGTGGTTGGTGTCATAGGTGTGTTACCCGTTTTACTAAAATGAGATAACTTTTCACACTATAGTATGTAGATTGATTAGTTTTTTTATCCTATTGTCATAGTATGGGAGAAAAAAATCAAATCATTGATAGCATACAAAAACAGTTTGGAGAAGTTATCAGGAAAAAAAGAAATAAAGTAGGTATTTCTCAAGAAAAACTAGCTGAATTTTGCGATCTTCATCGTAATTTTATCAGTGAAATAGAACGAGGTGTTAAATCTCCTTCTCTGAAAACGATCATTTTGCTAGCTATTGCTTTAGATTGTTCCCCCTCTGTTTTGCTTAAAGAAGCCGAAGATTTGTCACACGATGATATTTATCCTTCTTAAGCATAGTTTATTATTTGGTAATTTGAAGCAATGGTGAGAAGGAAACCTTATACAAAAGTCAAAAAAAGCAATCAAATTAGAGAAGATCATGTTAAAGGCATGGGAGATGTTCTTTTCAAAGGATTTCAATGCCTTAATAGCAAATGTAGGGAGTTTATTTTTGTCAAAAAAACTGAGATCGGAATTGATTTTGAAATACAATGTCCAAAATGTGGATATGATCATCTTTCTGGAAAAGAATCGAAATTTTATGATTATGAACTTCTACTATTAGATCAAAATAAAAAACCTATTAAAACTATAGAAACTGGGGAATTTACAATTCTTCATGATGATTATATTAATGAGTCTCAAGACTATAAATATTGTATAGTTTGTAATACAATTAAGCCAGTTGATTTATTTGGTGGACACGCTCCTCGCAATTCTGGCAGATAAGGTGAATGTAGATTATGTAAACAAGTTTATAATAACCGTATTAAAAATTCAACAAGAACAAGTGATCAGCATCGAGAAGCATCTCAAAATCGTAGATTGTACTCAATAATTTCTGGTAGTCAAAAACTTAATAGTGAAGAAGTTTTAAAAAAATACCATTATAAATGTTTCAAATGTGGAAAAGATTTACATAATGTAAACTCTGAACAAGAAAGACCTCTTGATCATCCTTTACCTATATATTATTTGTATCCTTTAACGACAGAAACAGCAACGTTATTATGTAGAAATTGTAATGGGAAAAAAAGAGCTAAATGGCCATCCGCTTTTTATTCGGAAGATAAAGTTAGAGAGTTGTCCATTCGTACTGGTATTAGCTATGAACTTTTATCAGGAGAACCACTATATAATTCTGACGCATTGGAGTACTTAAAAAAATCTGAAAATGTAGATCAACTATTAAAACAATATGCTAAATATATGAATGTCATCATAAAATTAAGAAATAGAATTTTGAAGGATTGTGGATTTGATTTTTTTAAATATTCTCAAACTATTTCTCAAGATTGGATTGAAAAAGCAGATAAAGAATATGAATAAAAATATTGTGAAAATTAATTAAATTTTCTGCAAAAATAAATATTGGTGTGATTTAGTTGCGCCTTGATCTTTTATTCCAAATTTTTCTCTGCCTACAACATCTTCATCAAAATAATAGATTAATTTAAAGTTTTGTTCAGATCGTTTAATTAATTCTTCAGCCATATTACAAGACTTAGTTTTACCAACGTGCATAATTAATTTTCCTTGAGGTTTTAACCATTTAGCACAATCTTCAAAGAATTTAAAATAAATATCCAATGATTTTTTTTGTTGATATTCTAAGAATTGTTCTTGACGAGAGGTAAAATCATCTTTTTCCCAACCTGCTAACCATAATCTCATCCAATTAGTAACAAAAAATCTTGTAGAAGCTACAAAAGGAGGGGAAGTAATCACTACATCTACTTGATTTTTATATAAACTATTTAACCTAGAAAATGGAAGTTGTGTTGTCATTCCAGACAGTAAATTATGATCATATTCTGTTTGCAACATTCTATTTATCTTGTCTGTAAGGCGAGGTGCTAAAGGACGATATTCATTGTCTCCAATCGGTTTAAAAGGTGTTACGGGGTGAGATCTCCGAGAAAGAGCATAAGGACGATTTCCATGTAAAATATGTAATAAACAAGAATAAACTAGGGCTTGTCCCCAAGAAGTACAAGGATTTTGTTTTAGATAATCACGAGCAGCTAATATTTCCTTAAATGTTTCTTGATTAAAATATTCAGGAAGTTTGCCGTTAAACCCAAAATCCTGATAAAGCGATAAATCTTGATTATTTTTATTCGTTTCAACATATTGTAATAAATCATTAAGAATGAAATATACTTCTTCATTTTCTCCTCTATCTATCTTAGCTTTAGTTAATATATAACCAAGTTCTTGTAAATCATTTCCTAAAGGATAACGACCTTGTAAAAAGGCTTCTAGGGGAATAGTTCCACAACCTGACATAGGGTCTAATACATAGTCTTGAGGATAGGTAAATTCACTAATTAAAAAGTGAGCGATCGCAGGTTTTAGTTTTCCTTGATATGAACATAAAGAGTGAAATTTATGCCCCCAATTTCGACTATTATAAGGTGACTCTAAATGAGGCAAAGTTCTCGCAAAATTTTCAGCTTTTTGTTTATATTCATCATCAGATTGATTATTGTTAAAATTAGTGATCAACTTTTTTTGACTAGCTTTCTCAAAAATCAGTAATAATTGTTTTAATTTTGTTCCATCTTTTGATTTTCTTTCTCTTACTAATCTTTCTTCGATACAATTTAATCCTATATCTGAAGCGATGATTTTTAATATTTCATTTGTAGGAACATTAACACCAGCAAAACGGGAATCTCCAATATCAATAACTAACTTTCCTTTCTCTCTTAAAAGATTGTGAGATTTTCTTAACCATAAATATGAATCAGAAAAATAATATTGAACTAATTTTGGTATTCTCGGATCGTAACTTACTTCTTCTAAATTAGAAACAATTTTTTCAACTTCTGTAAATGTATTAGGTTGACGACATTTTTGTGAAATATTATTAATTCCTGCTGACATGGCTTGAGAACGATAAAAAGACAAATATTTTTCATTATCTAAAAATCCTGTCAACCATAATTCTAATTTAGTATTTCTAAAATAATTAGTTCCGTTAAGATAAGGAGGAGATGTCAAAATAAAATCTATGTGTTTATCTGTAGGAAACTCTATTAAAGCTGATTCTCCTAAACAAAAAACTTCAGGAAAATTAAATTGATTATTTAATATATCTTGATATACCTGTTCAGCTTTTTCTGAGAATTTTTGAATAACTGATAAATTATCAGGCAGTTTTTCATTTGGCTTTCTTTGACGCAAATCAGAAGCACGTTTCATTTCACTACAAGAAACGGCAATTGAACCTAAAATTAATTTAGCAAAATCTTCAAATACTGATAATTTTGCCTCTACTTTTTTAATAGCTTCTTTAATAGCAATAACCTCAATTAATCTAGTACCAGTAAAATAATTACGGTGGGGAAAACATTTATTAATTTCTATTTCTGCTTCTATTAATGATTTGAGATTGTTTTCTGAGTAATTTACTAGATTTTCCAGATATTGTTTAAATTTTTCATGTTCATGACAAACATATAAAAAGTTATTTGTTTTACATCTAATAACTAACCTCATAAATGGGTTTATCTCTGAATAATAACCATACATATTCCTTCTTGTTGCAACAGTTATAGTAGTTCCTGTTCCGGCAAAAGGATCATAAATATGTTGTCCATCACAAAATTCTTCAATAATTGTTTTGGCAAATTCAGAAGAAAATCCCTCTACATAAGGATACCATCTGTGTATTTCTGTTTTTATATTAGGAGAAAAAGTCCCATGTTTTCCTAAACTTAAATTAGGAGATTGATCGACAAAGTTATTAGGGTTAAATAAAAGTAATTGATTGTTATGATCTATCATTATTTTTCTATAATAAAAATCTTTTTAGTAAGTATTGATTGATGTTATTATACTGCTTAGATTGTGATGAATCTGATCAATCCACAGAGGCACGATCGTCTTCTCCTCTTCCAGAAGTTCGATCGCTTTCTCCCGTTGATAAGGCAATAACTCAACAGTACCATCATTAGCAATCACCATAAAACGCTTCTTAAAGTCCGCATCGGTAAATGATGGCTCTTTTTCCCTCAAATCATTGAGGATTTTTTGTACCATCTCTAAATTCAAACCAACAGACAGCATATATACCATTACCGACACCTCTACCAACTCCACAAAAGAATAGTAGATTGTCTTTCCCGTACCTGTCCCCATAATCAAAGGCACAATAATCTCCTTATCCCTCCAATACTGCAATTGTCGGAGAGAACAACCCGTAATCTTTGATATATCTTTGCTACTAAAAAATAGTTCCTGTTTCATACCCACAATTATAAAATAATTTGCTATTATACAAATATGTCCAATTAAACAATTATGTAAAGTGATGGTTCAGGTAACTATTCAATCTCGTTTAATCGCTTCTGCTGATACTCGTCAATTTCTCTGGTTGTTGATGAGCAAGAAAAATACTCCTTTGATCAATGAAATCCTTACCCGAATTAAACATCATCCCGATTTTCCCCAATGGCGAGAGAAAGGAAGACTGCCGAAAAACTTTATTGCTCAACAAATTCAAGAGCTAAAAAATGATTCTCGTTTTCAAGGACAACCATCTCGGTTTTATGCTTCTGTCGGTAAAATCATCGACTACATATACAAATCTTGGTTCAAAGTGCAAAAGAGTTACAAAATCCAATTAGAAGGTAATAGCCGTTGGTTAGAAATGTTGAAACCCGATAGTTTATTAATAGAATCCTTTGATGGTTCAATGGAAGCACTGCAAAATCAGGCTCAACAGATTCT
This window contains:
- a CDS encoding Rqc2 family fibronectin-binding protein; amino-acid sequence: MQPVDYTTLVAICHSLQNGYIPSRLEQVYQLDRYTISLCLRSLNHKAWLTVSWHPQAARICIGNPPPRGKDTFTFSEQLRHLINGYALIGVNIVSDWERVIDFQFAQRPNEKPIYHLFVEIMGKYSNVILTSADKQIITVAKQVTADKSSLRTVETSQYYQLPPPLLGETPKLTESLEKWQEKISLIPDRIDKQLIKIYRGVSPIIAQSLLQKSNILPTKNNQELTQEEWINLYHNWQNWLITLDKKDFNCRELDKGYTVLEKKATNQDLHKVLNYYYNKQIYQENFNQLKQQIFQKVKNILNKLIVKRDRYKDKLNDSDNCEIYSNKADLLMAHLHQWKAGMKEIILKDFTTNEPIKIALAPDKNMIQNAQSLYKQNQKLKRAKLAVQPLLEEVKKEVNYLQQITTILSQLDYQESEDLTTLQEIKAELISQKYIEDSQYRGNNIVEESFPRKYQTPSGYEILIGRNNRQNDILTFRTATDYDLWFHAQEISGSHVLLRLSAGDIPDDRDLQYTANLTAYYSQGRGSDRVPVIYTKPSYVYKPKGAKPGMVIYTKETVIWGQPSRE
- a CDS encoding TVP38/TMEM64 family protein codes for the protein MFFMGGINPQILENLLIQLGIFAPIIYIFLYILATILLLPSTPLNLSGGLIFGFWGGLIWTSIAAIMAAVVSFAYARYLGRNWVKKRFGIHLQKLDKEIKNGGMGYIFAIRLLPLIPYGIVNFGAGLTSIKERDYFFGTIFGTIPGILPFVMMGAGFSSLGKGDMLTITLSFGLIGLLIGGATWYKKRIV
- a CDS encoding Mu transposase C-terminal domain-containing protein; this translates as MILLNTNENAMTIDDQFSDSPELISQLSPEEQKIADVIEDLLQPCDRKSYGEKLKQASTQLNKSVRTIQRYVKQWEENGLVGIAQNNRADKGFYRIDRRLQDFILKTYREGNQGSKRMTPKQVYLRAVAQANNWGIKPPSHMTIYRILNPIIEEKENKKRIRSSGWRGTKLAVSTRSGNEINVEYSNHVWQCDHTLADILLVDQFGKLLGRPWLTTVVDTYSRCIMGINLGFDAPSSQVVALALRHAILPKSYSSDYGLHEEWGTYGKPEYFYTDGGKDFRSNHLQQISLQLGFTCHLRSRPRGGGVVERVFKTFNTEVFSTLPGYTGANVQERPEDAEKEACITLKELEKLIVCYIVDNYNQRLDARMGEQTRFQRWESGLLSVPDAISERELDICLMKQSRRRVQKGGHLQFENLIYKGEYLGGYEGETVIIRYDPRDITGILVYRLENNKEVFLTRAYAVDLESESLSLTDAKASAKRVRDAGKNLSNRSVLMEVEERSNFTQKKTKKQRQKQEQEMVRTFTPSTILKEEKEIEEQSTLSSSTKKNKVKVIDYEQLQNDFDF
- a CDS encoding helix-turn-helix domain-containing protein, producing the protein MGEKNQIIDSIQKQFGEVIRKKRNKVGISQEKLAEFCDLHRNFISEIERGVKSPSLKTIILLAIALDCSPSVLLKEAEDLSHDDIYPS
- a CDS encoding DNA methyltransferase codes for the protein MIDHNNQLLLFNPNNFVDQSPNLSLGKHGTFSPNIKTEIHRWYPYVEGFSSEFAKTIIEEFCDGQHIYDPFAGTGTTITVATRRNMYGYYSEINPFMRLVIRCKTNNFLYVCHEHEKFKQYLENLVNYSENNLKSLIEAEIEINKCFPHRNYFTGTRLIEVIAIKEAIKKVEAKLSVFEDFAKLILGSIAVSCSEMKRASDLRQRKPNEKLPDNLSVIQKFSEKAEQVYQDILNNQFNFPEVFCLGESALIEFPTDKHIDFILTSPPYLNGTNYFRNTKLELWLTGFLDNEKYLSFYRSQAMSAGINNISQKCRQPNTFTEVEKIVSNLEEVSYDPRIPKLVQYYFSDSYLWLRKSHNLLREKGKLVIDIGDSRFAGVNVPTNEILKIIASDIGLNCIEERLVRERKSKDGTKLKQLLLIFEKASQKKLITNFNNNQSDDEYKQKAENFARTLPHLESPYNSRNWGHKFHSLCSYQGKLKPAIAHFLISEFTYPQDYVLDPMSGCGTIPLEAFLQGRYPLGNDLQELGYILTKAKIDRGENEEVYFILNDLLQYVETNKNNQDLSLYQDFGFNGKLPEYFNQETFKEILAARDYLKQNPCTSWGQALVYSCLLHILHGNRPYALSRRSHPVTPFKPIGDNEYRPLAPRLTDKINRMLQTEYDHNLLSGMTTQLPFSRLNSLYKNQVDVVITSPPFVASTRFFVTNWMRLWLAGWEKDDFTSRQEQFLEYQQKKSLDIYFKFFEDCAKWLKPQGKLIMHVGKTKSCNMAEELIKRSEQNFKLIYYFDEDVVGREKFGIKDQGATKSHQYLFLQKI
- a CDS encoding MerR family transcriptional regulator, with protein sequence MKQELFFSSKDISKITGCSLRQLQYWRDKEIIVPLIMGTGTGKTIYYSFVELVEVSVMVYMLSVGLNLEMVQKILNDLREKEPSFTDADFKKRFMVIANDGTVELLPYQREKAIELLEEEKTIVPLWIDQIHHNLSSIITSINTY
- the cas12k gene encoding type V CRISPR-associated protein Cas12k (Type V-K CRISPR systems have also been known as with the large Cas12k protein, has also been known as type V-U5, and Cas12k as C2c5.), translating into MVQVTIQSRLIASADTRQFLWLLMSKKNTPLINEILTRIKHHPDFPQWREKGRLPKNFIAQQIQELKNDSRFQGQPSRFYASVGKIIDYIYKSWFKVQKSYKIQLEGNSRWLEMLKPDSLLIESFDGSMEALQNQAQQILDNIETTSTQEGIVDYLFQKYEKTEDCRMRDAIAQRHRR